The following proteins are co-located in the Psilocybe cubensis strain MGC-MH-2018 chromosome 5, whole genome shotgun sequence genome:
- a CDS encoding Cellulose-growth-specific protein yields the protein MFNVASIAVLSSFFVSQVAAHGGVIAYVINGRISSTYKRLYKAKACFQDKTIKDGNHTTPLLANHLLDAPTSLSCNNNGQASGSQLSATVPAGSTITAKYSQWTHAEGPVMVYMANCNGPCSSANSNSLKWFKIDQTGLISGTVGKGKWGNGLVMDTLQYTTKIPAALAAGNYLIRHELLALHQANTPQFYPECAQLIVTGGGGQTPSGNYLVSFPGAYGANDPGVNINIYTSAAQSQTTYQVPGPAVWTGN from the exons ATGTTCAACGTTGCGTCCATCGCTGTCTTGAGTTCCTTTTTCGTGTCGCAGGTCGCTGCACACGGCGGTGTTATCGCATATGTCATTAACGGTAGGATTTCTTCAACTTATAAACGTCTTTACAAAGCCAAAGCTTGTTTTCAGGACAAAACTATCAAGGATGGCAACCATACAACTCCCCTGTTGGCCAATCATCTATTGGACGCCCCTACA TCGTTGAGCTGCAACAACAATGGCCAGGCCAGCGGCTCCCAGCTCTCCGCCACCGTTCCCGCTGGTAGCACCATCACCGCCAAGTATTC ACAATGGACACACGCGGAAGGCCCCGTCATGGTCTACATGGCCAACTGCAACGGCCCCTGCTCGTCCGCAAACAGCAACAGTTTGAAGTGGTTCAAGATCGACCAGACCGGTCTTATCTCCGGCACTGTTGG AAAAGGAAAATGGGGTAACGGTCTCGTTATGGACACACTCCAATACACCACGAAGATCCCAGCTGCTCTTGCTGCAGGCAACTACCTCATCCGC CACGAGCTACTCGCCCTTCACCAGGCCAACACACCCCAATTCTATCCCGAGT GCGCCCAACTCATCGTTACTGGCGGAGGAGGACAAACTCCCAGCGGCAACTACCTCGTCAGCTTCCCAG GTGCATACGGCGCCAACGACCCTGgtgtcaacatcaacatctaCACCTCTGCTGCCCAGTCCCAGACCACTTACCAAGTCCCAGGACCCG CTGTCTGGACTGGAAACTAA
- a CDS encoding Pyridoxal phosphate homeostasis protein → MSTDLNPTEERTTELLESLAEVRARIQAASLPARSPTLVAVSKVKPASDIIACYKHGQLDFGENYVKELEEKARVLPADIRWHFIGTLQSNKAKTLASIPNLYSIQTLGSIKAATALQKALPTDRSSPLRILIQINTSGEDSKSGIPPLTSSSDIANSEVALLAKHILTECPSLQLEGLMTIGALELSLTASETEKNADFERLKETRDLLHSYLEQNFGQVGEKWGDKTSGRLLLSMGMSSDYEAALKAGSDIVRVGTGIFGQRPKKVA, encoded by the exons ATGTCCACAGATTTGAATCCGACGGAGGAGCGAACAACCGAACTTTTGGAATCTTTAGCCGAGGTCCGGGCAAGGATTCAGGCTGCTTCGCTGCCTGCGAGGTCTCCTACTTTGGTCGCAGTTTCAAAAGTGAAGCCTGCCTCTGATATAATTGCATGCTATAAGCACGGCCAGCTGGACTTCGGAGAGAATTACGTAAAAGAATTGGAGGAGAAGGCTCGCGTG CTTCCTGCGGATATTCGTTGGCATTTTATTGGAACCCTACAATCGAACAAAGCTAAAACTCTTGCTT CGATTCCCAATTTGTATAGCATCCAGACGTTAGGCTCAATCAAGGCAGCGACAGCGCTGCAAAAAGCGCTACCGACGGATAGGTCATCACCGCTGAGGATCCTGATTCAAATCAACACCTCTGGTGAAGACTCCAAGTCAGGGATCCCACCACTGACATCATCGTCCGACATTGCAAACTCGGAGGTCGCCCTGCTAGCAAAGCACATCTTGACAGAATGTCCAAGTCTCCAGTTGGAAGGCTTGATGACTATCGGTGCTTTGGAGCTATCTCTTACTGCATCCGAAACAGAAAAGAATGCAGATTTCGAGCGGCTTAAAGAAACCAGAGATCTGTTGCACAGTTACCTGGAACAGAACTTTGGGCAGGTGGGAGAGAAATGGGGAGATAAAACTTCGGGACGTCTGCTCTTGAGCATGGGTATGTCCAGCGACTATGAAGCGGCTCTCAAGGCGGGGAGCGATATTGTGCGAGTCGGAACTGGGATATTTGGTCAAAGGCCGAAAAAAGTCGCATAA